The nucleotide window AAGTCCAATGAGCTTTTTTTGgaccacaatttttttcatacacctcgtaaatattttgaattgtcaattattgtgacttgcAGTACTTTCGACGTAGttctaaaaaaatgtaaatttcaTTTATATAAACTTAAAGATTGCATGTACGAATTAACGATCAAAATTCAAAACTGGCTCTCAAAGGTCAAACTGtgccatataaattgggacagaggggataatttttaaataaaagacaaCTTCTATACATTCAGATGTTGAGAAGACaaactatttaaattatttagtatttatattttaatatttagaaatgTATTAGGGAGCATACATCTATATCCTAATGCACATCTTAATATTTAGATTCATATGTTTTaatcttaattaaaaaaatatgagttCCATTTTGTCATAAATCTTAATCAGACTTATTAAATTGCCTTGCACCTTTTCATTTGAATGGGAAAGAAAAacctaaaacaagaataagaagTGAATAGTCAAAATTTTGCttcaaagttctaaaattctttTGATATATGGTTACCAATGAAGTCTAAAAGTGTAGACTTACACCCTACTACCCTAGTAATTCCTAGTTTAATCAAACTTCAGAAGAATACAAGAAACTTCAAACATCTTGTACTTTTTATCAATTGTCAGTAAAACACACCCATAGGTAAGATTGTAAAGCCTGTCCATATTTTGGAGTTTGGACCAGACAAGTTTTGTTGATAAACTAGCTATTTATGCCCCACATTCTTTTCTAATTATGAAGGTTTCGAATCTAATAGTTGATAACTAGCAGTGCAATGCCTCTGAATATGATGCAATTCTACTATTAACTATGATGCCTATggtaatcatttttttttttgagattggtAACTGTTTCTATTTCTTTAAATCAGTACTTGGGTTGTACTGAAAACCATATTTACATAATGAAATCTAAAGGCATTGTCCTATCCCTATAATGAGTCTAAAACATCGATGATAGAGACAATATCATTAGAGTAGATCTGATAAACCCAACACAAAGTTAGAAAACAATTCAATTTTACTTGCTGCATATTACTCTCCCTATTCTCAAAAACTCTAAGATTTCTCTCTTTACAGATAGTCCACCAAATAGTAGCAGGAATGATTCTTCAGTTTTCTGTTCTTTGCTTGTAATCCTGCTTCTTCCCAACTGTATAAGGGCTCTGCAATTCTCCAGGCATGACCCATGAGGTGTTTTTGACCCTTAGGAATAGACTCCACAATTGGCCAGTGACCTTACACTGGATGAACAAATGATTGACTGTTTCTGCAGTTTccccacaaaaaaaaacttatcgAGCATAGTGTAACCCCTCTCTTCATCAAATCATCATGTGTCAACACAACTTATCGGgaaatttgactcatttagggattgtTATTTCATGAATTAGTGTTCTTAATGCCTATTTTGTGTTTGATGTTAACTTGTTTATGTGCAGCCATGAAGGCTTAAGAACAAGGCAAGAACATTACATTgcgaaaagaagaaaagaaaaaaaaagttggaaaagTTGGGGAAAAGTAAGGTTGGAGCTTGCAAAAGTCACTCGGCGAACTCAAGTGCAAAATGGTGCATCCCCGAATGAAATGGTGAGCTCGAATTAGATCGCCTAAATGATCAGAACAACTAGAGAAGGAAGTCAAGTCCAATCAACGAGAAAGGATCCAAATGGCAAGTCGCCGAAGTCATTCGAGGATGACCATTGAGTTCGCCAACTGAGAAATCAAGAATTCAAAAGCTGAACTTGAAATTTGGTGATAAGGCTTGCCCATCGATGGatcgccgagtcattcggcaAACCCAACTAATATCGCCGATTTGGTCTCGAGGTGAATCTTGGGAAGTTTTTGGAAACATATAAATTGGTTTTTGAAGAGAGAGAAGACACTTTTACATTACTGAATATTTTGCTGAAAGAAACTTCTATTCTCTGAGAGATTTCAAGCTAAGATATTGAGGTTTGAGGGTTTGTCTTAATTTTTGGCATTGATTATTGAAGATTTTGGCATTCTGATGGAGAATCTTTTTGGTAACTTTTACTTACTTTTTATTATGCTTGGCTAAACCCCCTTACcttaggggtgtgattatgtaatCGAATACACAAATTAGTTTGTGGGTATTAGTTAATTGCTTgatttaatgttgttttgaaatgagttcagttatttaCTCATGTTTTCATTTATGGATTGAAGTTGCAAATTCAGTTCTAGCTTTTGTTCTCTATGCTTGCTTGTGAAAGATGATTAGCATGGAGCATATAATTGATAGTTGTATCTACTCTTGTCTTTACACCCAGCTTGATAAAGTGGGTTAAATTACGGATTTGGTTGCTTTGCATAGTTAAGCTTGTTGAGGTTTGAAAGAACTTACTTGAAACATAATAGCTGATTGAAAAAATAGTTGTTATAGTTACAATCCATCCTACCCATTGAGATTCAACGACCTAAAGCAATTAGTTATTTACCCATTAAGCGAAATTAGTATTCGATAGCACACACTCCTAAGGTCCCCTCTCTACTTGTTCAAACTCCGCGTTAATTGCCTTCGTTAACAATAGGCTATCCAACACTCTTAATATTGATAATCGAAATTTATTGATTTACATTAGGTTACGTTTAGTTTATTCCATTCTACAAGAAGTTAGAACACTTTCATACTtcatattttaattcttttcaatACCATttcttgtgggatcgaccccaactcaccgttgggtttatacttgttagcgacCGCCTACGCTTTGAATCATAAgaggtgtagttgagcgttatcaatcTTGGCCTTCCAAATGTGTTTCCAGGGTCATTTAGGTGCCTGCATAATTGGGTAGTTCAACTTCCTATATGTCGCACTTACTTTAAAAGTACATGTTCCATTCCCCAACCACTGCAATTTGTCCTTCCCTGTCTCCAAGCCACCAAATTGTTCAATGACCCTGAAGAATTATGTAACTCTTAGAATTTCCCAATCATTGAGATGCCTTCTAAATATAATATTCCACCCATGAGGTGTCCATAGTTCAGCAATTGTACTTTGTTGCTGAAGAACCAAAGTGTGTATGTCCGGGAAAAGTATCTCCAGATTTCCTACTTCATGCCAATCCTCCTTCCAGAATCTAATTTTAGTGCCATCTACCACTTTAATCTTGGTGTTTGGTTTGAATTCATCCCATAGTGATCAGATGGATTTCTATAAACTAACACCATAGGAAGTGGTAACTTCCTTTATCATCCAATTGTCACTTTCTTCATATTTTGCTTTCATGACTGGGCCCCATAAATTTTGGTCATCGTTGGATACGTCCAAATTCACTTCATTCTCAAAGCATTGCTTTGATTCTTAAGGATTTTGATCCCTAAAACCCCCAACTCTCTTATCATTGATCAGTTTTTTCCATTTGACTAAGTGGTACCCCTTCTTTTCTGTCAcgactcgagcctacaccctgtggtcggcactcgagaaccattgttggtccccaagcaaaccctcatcatggctgactacaagcgaaagactaactcaagcatacaaaagcttaaaactgaattatattcaataaactcaactttaaaataGTCTGAACAATACTCAATAGATAACTCAGAGTTtgtaaaaacaactcaaagaagATACATACTGAAAGCTACTCAACTTtgtttatctatgaagcctctactattacaaaGGGAtattgggacaagacccatgacatctcaaaactactaaccataagataaaggtgaagtcctccgaaatataagaaggctcaccaaagctgactggAACGTCCCATGACCTCAACGAAACGCATattgatgatcctaaatacttgtatctgcatcatgaaacgatgcaggccaaatggctcagtacatggaatgtacgaacATGTAAGGGAAAttataaagcataaacataagcttgaactggtggAAAAGacacatacttacctcttctcatcTCACTCAACTCGACTCAACTtaaagaaacatagttcaactcaactcaaggaaacatagttcaactcaactcagagaaaatagtgctcaactcaatgataagatattcaactcaatgaaataaggatcaactcaataataagatactcgactctaggtactcaactctggatacttaactcaatataaagcaacaataacagatgaaatatatggaaagcttttaaaacagtagaaagcaactcaatgtattgaaaaatacaatagtaactcagtttgtatgcaaggatacaagataaactttgtttgtatatgaaaatacaatgtgaactctgtgtatataagaatacaaaatatcgttgtgagagtttctctaaccgacaaccatcattatgagttatgtgatgatacaacgtctcgcccacactgccagaactgtcatataccttgtcggggtatagaactcctcaactaagtggatccactagtctatgctaaaaagcattaaggaatcatctaaaaagtatgaccctttcaacccacgttggctacatggtttatgggggctgtgagttgtttgaactctcccccatatcggtgctcaatactactcccaaaatataactagctcatatgtttaaaaacataactctttttgtggtttgagatgattactcaaaatctttctctaaaaagagatggtactcgactactcaaaactcttttggaaatctcagtttcctcctcttttaaatgtgaaagcatttactcttgggaatacttagttcccatatatcattttaaacaaaatgaactcaactccactctttctcaactcaagtgctcaagtcttaaaacaagtttagaaaaattcatgaaagacttctcaaaataaggtTCATGTTGAATTAtagacgtgaacgactcaattcaaggttttcaataaccataaatagaactcaacaactcagaactcaagaactgCAATGATAATACTAATTTCaaaaatgctcaactcagagggttcatgcggaattatgggcatgaacaactcaactcaagaacttcatgatactactcatctcaaaaatgttcaactcatagggttcacgcggaattatgggcatggacaactcaactcaaggacttcatgggtaacatgtaatagttccatgattaggaatataatctcaaaagggttaggaactcaatacttaagaattagaacttgaagatactactcctctcaaagatactcaatttatggagtccatgcggaatttatgggcatgaacgactcgactcaagggtctacataacaatatggaactcgtgtatacgactcttctcatcctcatacttacttcttcaaaacttagctcaaatcgatagttgatctcaaatgattcacaattgaactcaaagactttcttgaactctactcttaactctctcttgaatttgaattatgaattcaagaattatgattcatgatatgaaggatctcatgatgatAATGTAGAAtaatgaatacattctcctcattctcatactcacttgcttgagtcttgaaacaagttatttgaaattgtagaagactcctcaaaaaggactcaaagggactttctgaAAATgatcgaaagaactctcaagacttaacttttaactctaccttgaatttgaattatgaattcaaggttatgattcatgttatgaatgatttctaggtgtttagaagtagcttagagtgtttagaatcaaTAGGGCTTGAAGGTACCCTTTTAAAGGACTCAGACAGGCAAAACGACGGAGAAGAggtgggggcaggcgaccctggcgcactgagtggcacAGGGCGCCAACCCTATACTAACAAAGGTGTGGTTGGGGCGCACTGGCTGGTGCAGGTCGCCAGGACCCAACCCAGAAAACCCCGACgacttttctttcttgttttctgACCCTAACtcacctagaatcgaacggtttctttcccaatcacttagattcgaatacccaaccaaagtacacaagaatctactcaaaaacaactCTTAAAATCCACAcgattatctcaagaactcatcgaaaccccaacaatcaagattacaaaaggaatttcaagaaaacacttcaagaactcaaatccttcaactttaaAACGAATTTGCACTAAAAATAACATGATtagcgtgtgggtgaacgaactcAACACaatgagaactcacatacccCTTAGGgtttaaacccatggcgaaaatccgcaacaaaactcaagaatctcaacgaACGCTTTGATCCCTTTCTCTTTtatcctcttttctctttttttttctcttcttaaactctcaactaaaaccctaagcgtagattaggattataaaactgaacctaatcagtttagacccctaaaaccttactaaaaatgaattaaatctgattaggtaaggaaaagaccaaaatacccctcatattttcgggtaacttttcttaactggacagcctgaCTTAAAAAGGGCATATTTCACTCATccgaactcaaaacttagcaaactcagtggcgttggaaagataatccaaagacctttcatttgatatcttataggccacctaactcatcctgtactgaaagttatggtcgtttgaatttgacccaaaacttagaagaacttaGGAAGGACTTGAATAaatttctctttagttcttttggATATCAAGGtactacatctagtgaccttaacacttaggaaaaatttaaattcctcggtaaaatcttaCTCACAATCGAGTCTAAACTCAAATAtttttccggggtgttacactttCCTTGTTTCCTTGCAATAAAAACTTTCTCCGGATGCTATCCAACCTATTAATGACACCCGGAGGAATAGGAAATAAAGACATCATATATGTTGGAAGTGCATCAAACACAGAGTTGGTCAAAGTTAATCTTCCTATAAGTGAGAGGTACTGAGACTTCCACCTTGTTAGTTTCATCTCACACTTCTCAATCACTCCATTCTAGATTTCCAAAGACTTGGATTTGGCCCCTAAAGGCATACCCAAATAAGTAGTTGGAAGAGCACCCACTTCACCACCAagaattaatttcaaatttcccATATTTGGCACTTCATTAACTGGATACAAGAAGCTTTTTCTCCAGTTAACATGAAGTCCAGACATTCCTTCAAACAAGACTAGAAATAGTCTCAAAATTTTGAGGTGGTTCTCTTCAGCATCACAGACATCAGGGTATCATCAGCATATTGTAGATGAGCTATCCTTAGGCTTTCCCTTACGACTCTAGCTACTTCAAAACCTCTTAGCCATCCATCTTTGTTTGCATTCATAATCATTTTGTTGAGTACCTCCATGACTAATAGGAAAAGGAAAGGTGATAAGGGATCACCTTGCCTTAAGCCCCTTTGTGAACTAAAAAACCCTGTTGGACAACCACTTATCGACACTGAGAAGCTTACTGAAGATATGCAAAATTTAATCCATTGTCTCCATTTGAGACCAAAACCCATCTTCTCTagcataaacataagaaaatcccAGTTGACCTGGTCATATGCTTTCTCAATATCTAATTTGCATAAAATGCCTGATTTTTTCAAACTTGATCGGGAATCTATAGCTTCATTAGCTATTAGAATATCATCCATGATCTAGCTCCACTTAATAAAAGCTATTGTTGTGAATTAATAAGTTTGGACATCACTTGTTTTAGCCTTTCAGTGAGCACTTTCGAGAGAATTTTATAGATACATCCAATCAAACTGATAGGTCTAAATCCCTTAGTTCTTTAGCACCCTTTTTCTTTGGAATCAGGGATATGAATGTAGCATTAAAACTTCTTTCAAACCTCCCTTGGTCATAGAAATGCTGAAAAGTCTTCATCATATCACCCTTGACTACTTACCAACATTTGATATAGAACCCCATTGTAAAGCCATCGGGTCCTAGTGATTTATCCACTGTACATTGCTTTAAACTTCTCAGAACCTCCTCCTCATAAAAATTTCTTTCTAGGTCCTCCATTTCCTACCCTGCTAACCTTGGACAGTTTATGAAATTGTTGCCAGGTCTCCGTCGAACATCTTCTGAGTAAAGTTTTTGGTAGAACTCCACTATTTCCCCTTGGATCTTTTTTGGATCTTGGACTATATTCCCCTGAACGAGCAGTTGATCTATGGTGTTATACCTCTGGTGTACATTAGCCATTTTGTGGAAGAACTTGGTATTCTTATCCTCTTCCTTTAGCCAAACAGATCTTGACCTTTGTCTCCGGTATATctcttcattatttattaaaccCTCCAGATTCAGAAGTAAAGTTGCCTTTTCCATTTCATCTTCTGTTAATGCTCTATGAGTGGAAATATTTTCCATAACATCCAGCTTTTCAAGCACATTCTTTCTCTGTTGGCCAAGATTTCCTTGCTCACTTCTATTCCATTCCTTCAATCTATGTTTCAAAGCTTTTAATTTAAATGTCGGTATGTAGTCAGGTCTCCCAATGTAATCGAATGAGTCCCACCACTTCCTAATTCTATCTGTGAAACCATCAGTTCTTAACCACCAactctcaaatttgaaataacttttgtTCTTCTTCCGGGAACCACCTTGAAGTGTGACTGGGGAGTGATCCTACATTATTCTCTGCGTAGTATACTATTTCAGATTACTAAAAGCATGATCCCATTCTTGACATACCAGGATCCTGTCAATTGTTGAATCTATTTGATGGTATCCCCTTTAAACCAAGTGAACTTAGCATTTGCCAATTGGAGATCAATTAGATTCAAATCCTCAATCAAATCAGAAAACTCTCTCATTCCTATTGTTCTCCTagtacaatttttcttttctgaaGCATATCTGGCCACATTGAAATCCCCATATATTGCCCATGGACCTTTTATTAATCCTCTAATAGAGCCAATTTCTTCCCATACTAGTCTTCTTTCCACATAGCAATTGGGTGCATAAACTCCTGCAATGTGGCAGGAAAAGTCCTACAATTGTCATTCAAATTTACAGGTGAGAGTATATGTCCCTCTCTCTAGTAGCTCCCCTTTCCATATTCTACTATCCCACAACATCATTATCCCTCCTCTTGTCCCACTCGCCTCCAAACATGCCATGTTGACCCACCTTCCCACCCACCCCCCCAAATCTGCCTTACCAACTCAGTGATATCCCTCTGTAATTTGGTTTCTTGTAGACAAATGATGTCATCTTTCTAGTCCCCCATAATGTTCTTGATAACCCTCCTCTTATCTCTATTATTCAAACCCCTTACATTCCATGATACTAGTTTGAATTGCATCATGAAATGGAAAGTAAATTTCTCCCCTTTTCTCTACCCCCACCACTCTTGAATTTCACATTAAATGCTACTAAacttttcaaaatcatatttggAGTTCAAGCTATTAAATAAAACCTCAGTGACATTTGTGTCCCAGGCATTGAAACATGAGGGTGGAAGATTAGCACAGAAATGTAGACCACCTAATTATGAAATATGGGTCAGGGGTTTGACACACAAAAGTAAGCCTCCATTCTTATAAAAGGTAATATGATGTACAAcctcaccccccccccccccacccccaaaccAAAACCACTACTAGCAAGGGCATTTACACTAGACTATCAATATATATGAACATTCATGGCTTTAggtgataagaaaaaataagttgatAACCGTACTTCTATTGATAAGCTATGGCCAGTCTGCAGAATTACTTCAGCATCAATCCAGTGTGGCGTACCCTTCATTGACTTTGTAACGGTCATAATAGCAAGCCTGAAGCAGTTTGACAATTCAGTTGTCAATAAATATCTCAAGAAGcaaaaacaaaatgaataagGCAGCGAAGCCAGAATTGCCCGTACCAATTCAACAACATTCTTTGATACACCAAAGTCAAAGATAGTTTGATGCAGCCTTTAATGTAAACTAGTATGTTTGCACCCTAGAATTGAAACACACATCTCATTGGAATCAGTATGCAATGGACCTTCGTGAATGGAGTAAAGCAAGTTAGAATATCCAATAACTAACAATATTGAATGAAAGAATTACCTTAATATCTATGTGCATAATTCCATTCTTGTGTAAGTAGTCTAGTCCTTAATAATAATTGCATGGCACAAATCCATATAACCTGATTAGCCAAAAAAAAGATAGAACAAGAAGATTTCAGGAAGCATTGTGTTCCAATAAGCATATGTGTGGAATAAGATAGTTGAAATGTTTCATTCATATATTTCTATGTCAAATACATGGCTTTATATACATGAGAGATTGTGGAACAGAATCACCTAGTTCCCATGAAATCTAAGTTTctataaaatcatatattttacaaaaaaggagaaaaagataTTCTAGATTACAACAATTATCTTTAAGATCTTAGAGAATCAAATCTTGATATGGAGAATATCCTCTATCAgccaacactccccctcaagcggGTGAATGGATATCTTCCATTCCTAGCTTGCTTATTAGATCTTGAAACACATTATTTGGCAGTCCTTTTGTTAAAACATCGGCCACCTGATCTTTTGTAGAAACAAATGACGTACAAATGAGTCTGCTATCTAATTTCTCCTTAATGAAATGTCTATCTACCTCAATATGCTTAGTGTGATCATATTGTACAGGATTATGAGTTATACTTATTGCTGATTTATTTATTGTCACAATATAGTCTCATAGGTCCTTCCCATCTTATTTTCAAATCGTCAAGGATTATCTTTAACCATAACAACTCACAAACTCCCATACCCATAGATCTAAACTCGGATTCTGCACTTGATCTggctactacatttttttttttactcctcCAAGTCACCAGATTCCCTCCTAAGAAAGTGCAATATCCAGAACTTGACCTTCGATCTACTAATGAACCAGCATAGTCTGCATCAGTATAAGCCTCTAAAACCATGTAATCCTCCTCTTTTGAATAGTATTCCTTTTCCTGGACTTCCCTTAAGATATTGTAGAATCTTGTTGACAGCTTGAAGATGCATTTCTCTAGGATCATGCATAAATTGGCTAACAACACTTACAACAAATGCAATTCCCGGCCTTGTATGGAACAAGTAAATCAATTTCCCTACAAGCCTTTATCTACCACAGAATCTTTAGGAGCACTGCATAATCTATGATTATATTCAATTGTAGCCACTAGTTTACaccctaatttttttgtttccttCAGCAAATCAAACACATATTTTTTGTTGGGAAATAAAGATTTCTTGTTTTGAGTGTGCCACTTCGATTcccaaaaaatactttaatttcccAAGCTCTTTGATGTCAAATTCCTTGAGTAAacacttcttcaaattttgtagCTCCTCTGAATCATCACATGTTACTAtgatgtcatcaacataaaccaATAATGCTGTCACCTTTCCTGTTTTTGAGTGTCATATGAACAAGGTGTGGTCTCCTTGACTTTGTCGATACCCTAGCTTGATCATAACCTTTGTAAATCTTCCAAACCATACACGAGGTGATTGCTTTAATCCATAGAGTGCCTTCTTCAGTCTACACACCATTCCCTTCTTGCTTTCAAAACTAGGTGGCACCTCTATATAGATCTCCTCATCTAAGTCTCCATGTAAAAAGGCATTTTTTACATCAAATTGTTGTAGGTTCCAATTAAAAGTTGCAGCTAATGATAATAAGATTCTCACTGTATTCATTTT belongs to Solanum stenotomum isolate F172 chromosome 1, ASM1918654v1, whole genome shotgun sequence and includes:
- the LOC125856364 gene encoding uncharacterized protein LOC125856364, which encodes MDDILIANEAIDSRSSLKKSGILCKLDIEKAYDQVNWDFLMFMLEKMGFGLKWRQWIKFCISSVSFSVSISGCPTGFFSSQRGLRQENHLKILRLFLVLFEGMSGLHVNWRKSFLYPVNEVPNMGNLKLILGGEVGALPTTYLGMPLGAKSKSLEI